In Silene latifolia isolate original U9 population chromosome X, ASM4854445v1, whole genome shotgun sequence, the following proteins share a genomic window:
- the LOC141619259 gene encoding protein VERNALIZATION 3-like, producing MSRLPRDPLVIGRVIGDVLDPFNRSVDLRVNYNSREVNNGSEFRPSQVVNQPRVEVGGNDLRNFYTLVMVDPDAPNPSDPTLREYLHWLVTDIPGTTNATFGNQEFGYESPRPSSGIHRFVIVLFRQLGRQTVFPPGWRQNFITRDFAELHNLGLPVAAVYYNCQRESGSGGRRLP from the exons ATGTCTAGATTACCAAGAGATCCACTAGTCATAGGTAGAGTTATTGGGGATGTTTTAGATCCTTTTAATAGGAGTGTTGAtcttagggtaaattataatagtaGGGAGGTTAACAATGGTAGTGAGTTTAGGCCTTCTCAAGTTGTTAACCAACCTAGGGTTGAAGTTGGTGGTAATGATCTCAGAAATTTCTAcactttg GTGATGGTGGATCCAGATGCTCCAAACCCAAGTGATCCAACTCTAAGGGAGTATTTGCACTG GTTGGTGACTGATATTCCAGGGACTACGAATGCAACATTCG GGAACCAGGAGTTTGGGTATGAGAGTCCAAGGCCATCGTCCGGGATACACCGATTCGTTATTGTGTTATTCCGGCAACTTGGTCGGCAAACCGTGTTTCCTCCGGGATGGCGTCAAAACTTTATCACTAGGGACTTCGCGGAGCTCCACAATCTTGGCTTGCCGGTTGCTGCCGTGTATTACAATTGCCAAAGGGAGAGTGGTTCCGGCGGACGAAGGTTGCCCTAA